From Alteromonas australica, one genomic window encodes:
- a CDS encoding TonB-dependent receptor: MTKYHEKPKHKMSKTLCAAAIGLALHSSYTLAADSVVLEKITVTSQKREQYINDVSIAVTAFSGEQMDALGFESSTDLIAFTPGVSLAGDIGGQRAIFNIRGVVQNDYADIAEAPVAVYVDGGYLASTQAQTFGLFDISRVEILKGPQGTLFGRNATGGMVNTITAKPTEETEGYAEVTFASFEQKRFEGAFSGSLNENVTGRISVMANKMGNILENIYEDGAEPDTRAGTEGGGEDGYNDDTKAVRGQLNFDLGNNANLLLSANWADSTKSEGPYQVINTTEVKDAAGNVVDVIYAADDPLGCDAIQAGVCVDGNFNGDPYRPVQGGDFNGNIDPDGSGELVNKDFAFDDQNKIESKGLAATYDYEFDAFTFTSVTDWKNFTRVIGLDSDQTASPELIFQSDGDITQFSEELRLNGSTMNMKWVAGFYYLNIDTEYLQGLAASPTGGYLAGEEQNTLADITTDSYSVFGQIDYDLDDDLVLVAGLRLVQENKSLDGQLVQNANLDDRVIEVDDTATPLVDVALENDKFMWSAKLQLDYKPNEDTLLYAGVNRGVKAGNFNAPLGGAFSTYDPEVLLAYEAGAKLTLMDGKAQVNSSVFYYDYEDYQSFSWVNNAGVVFNEQAHFTGAEVEILLNPVDALDIMLGASYTDAVVEDLEVASGIFVDTTPPYTPEWQGSALIRYTWSLDSGSIAAQASGSYQSESFHNARNFTAHTIESHFKADARVTWEDTQGLWSVAAYVNNLTDSDHEIIGFDVSGFYGTTQMSYAKPRTYGITVRRNF, translated from the coding sequence ATGACCAAGTACCACGAAAAACCAAAGCATAAAATGAGTAAAACCCTTTGTGCGGCGGCAATAGGGTTGGCGCTTCACTCTTCGTACACACTGGCAGCCGATTCGGTTGTGCTTGAAAAAATCACCGTGACGTCACAAAAGCGCGAACAATATATTAACGACGTCAGTATTGCCGTTACCGCATTTAGCGGTGAGCAAATGGACGCGTTGGGATTTGAAAGCAGCACCGACTTAATCGCCTTTACCCCAGGGGTATCGCTTGCGGGTGATATTGGCGGTCAGCGTGCCATTTTTAACATACGTGGTGTGGTGCAAAACGACTATGCAGATATCGCCGAAGCGCCAGTGGCGGTGTATGTGGATGGCGGCTACCTAGCCAGTACTCAGGCACAAACCTTTGGTTTGTTCGACATTAGCCGAGTTGAAATACTAAAGGGCCCACAAGGCACCCTGTTTGGGCGTAACGCCACAGGCGGCATGGTTAACACCATAACTGCAAAACCAACAGAAGAAACGGAAGGTTACGCTGAGGTAACGTTCGCCAGTTTTGAGCAAAAACGTTTTGAAGGCGCATTTTCTGGCTCGCTCAACGAAAATGTGACTGGCCGTATCTCTGTGATGGCCAATAAAATGGGCAATATCCTTGAAAATATTTATGAAGACGGTGCTGAACCCGACACCCGTGCAGGCACAGAAGGTGGCGGCGAAGACGGCTACAATGACGATACCAAAGCCGTTCGTGGTCAACTTAATTTCGATTTAGGAAATAACGCCAATCTGCTTTTAAGTGCCAATTGGGCCGACTCCACAAAAAGTGAAGGCCCGTATCAGGTGATTAATACCACAGAAGTGAAAGACGCGGCTGGCAACGTGGTTGACGTTATTTATGCGGCCGATGACCCGCTAGGTTGTGACGCCATACAAGCCGGCGTTTGTGTAGACGGTAATTTTAATGGCGACCCTTACCGTCCAGTGCAAGGGGGCGACTTTAACGGTAATATCGACCCAGATGGCAGCGGTGAATTAGTTAATAAAGACTTTGCTTTTGACGATCAAAACAAAATTGAATCAAAAGGGTTAGCCGCCACCTACGACTACGAGTTTGATGCATTTACCTTCACCTCGGTGACAGATTGGAAAAACTTTACCCGCGTAATAGGGCTAGATTCGGACCAAACCGCTTCTCCTGAACTGATATTCCAATCCGACGGTGACATTACCCAGTTTAGTGAAGAACTTCGCTTAAATGGCAGCACCATGAACATGAAATGGGTAGCGGGGTTTTATTACCTAAACATTGATACCGAGTACCTACAAGGCTTGGCGGCAAGCCCAACCGGGGGCTACTTAGCGGGCGAAGAGCAAAACACGCTGGCCGATATCACTACAGATTCATACTCGGTATTTGGCCAAATAGATTACGATTTGGACGACGACCTGGTGCTAGTAGCAGGCCTGCGATTAGTGCAAGAAAACAAGTCACTCGACGGTCAGCTTGTTCAAAATGCCAACCTGGACGACCGGGTTATTGAAGTGGATGACACTGCCACTCCCTTGGTTGACGTTGCCTTAGAAAACGACAAATTTATGTGGTCGGCTAAACTGCAACTCGATTACAAGCCAAATGAAGATACCTTGTTGTATGCCGGTGTGAACCGAGGCGTAAAAGCTGGCAACTTTAATGCGCCATTAGGCGGTGCGTTTAGTACTTACGACCCCGAAGTTCTGCTGGCCTACGAAGCAGGTGCCAAGTTGACCTTGATGGACGGTAAAGCACAGGTTAACAGTAGCGTGTTTTACTATGATTACGAAGATTACCAATCGTTTTCTTGGGTGAACAACGCTGGCGTTGTATTTAACGAACAGGCGCACTTCACAGGAGCGGAAGTAGAAATACTACTCAACCCCGTTGATGCATTAGATATTATGTTAGGCGCTTCTTATACCGATGCGGTGGTGGAAGACTTAGAAGTGGCGTCTGGTATCTTCGTAGATACTACACCGCCTTACACGCCAGAATGGCAAGGATCGGCACTCATTCGCTACACTTGGTCACTAGATAGCGGCTCAATTGCAGCACAAGCCAGTGGCTCTTACCAGTCAGAATCATTCCATAATGCGCGAAACTTTACCGCCCATACGATTGAAAGCCACTTCAAAGCAGATGCGCGGGTTACGTGGGAAGATACGCAAGGATTATGGAGCGTGGCGGCTTATGTGAATAACCTAACAGATTCTGATCATGAAATTATTGGCTTCGATGTATCAGGTTTCTACGGTACAACCCAAATGTCTTACGCCAAACCACGTACTTACGGCATTACAGTAAGACGTAATTTTTAA
- a CDS encoding TIGR03842 family LLM class F420-dependent oxidoreductase: MEFGITFKGFVSPDRARKLVKMAEEAGFDYCWFYDSHILWRESFVAMAMCMEHTTKMRFGPCVTNPNVRDWSVAASLYGSLAKQSNGRFDIGLGRGDSSMRVMGKKPANLARLTEFTHKVKAMVRGEEVMYGECEKPVKFPWADGYELPVWVAAYGPKALAVAGEHGDGVILQIGDPDLVQWFQQQCQTAGDKVDRDMSNFKVQAAAPAYFGDMETCIEKTKWFPAMVGNHVADIVEKYGSDSGLVPKSLTDYIEQRRGYDYSKHGQSDNPYLDFITEDIVKSFCVLGEAEDHISKIQALKNAGTTQFNIYLDNGDEENIITRYGNEVIPAFR; this comes from the coding sequence ATGGAATTTGGCATTACGTTTAAAGGCTTTGTTAGCCCAGATCGCGCACGTAAATTGGTTAAAATGGCAGAAGAGGCAGGGTTTGATTATTGCTGGTTTTACGATTCCCATATTTTATGGCGTGAATCGTTTGTGGCCATGGCAATGTGCATGGAACACACCACCAAGATGCGCTTTGGCCCCTGCGTCACTAACCCCAATGTACGCGACTGGTCAGTGGCGGCAAGTTTATACGGCAGCTTGGCAAAACAAAGTAATGGCCGCTTTGATATTGGCCTGGGACGTGGCGACTCGTCAATGCGTGTCATGGGCAAAAAGCCTGCTAACCTTGCTCGCCTTACCGAATTCACACATAAAGTAAAAGCCATGGTGCGTGGTGAAGAGGTGATGTACGGGGAATGCGAGAAGCCAGTTAAATTCCCTTGGGCAGACGGCTACGAATTACCTGTTTGGGTAGCCGCGTATGGCCCTAAAGCGCTTGCTGTAGCAGGCGAACATGGCGATGGTGTAATATTACAAATTGGCGACCCAGACCTTGTACAGTGGTTTCAACAACAGTGCCAAACCGCCGGGGATAAAGTTGACCGCGATATGAGCAACTTCAAAGTACAGGCTGCGGCACCGGCCTATTTTGGGGATATGGAAACCTGCATTGAAAAAACCAAATGGTTCCCAGCCATGGTAGGTAACCATGTTGCCGATATCGTTGAAAAATATGGTAGCGACTCAGGCTTAGTTCCTAAAAGTCTCACCGATTACATCGAGCAGCGCCGTGGTTACGACTATTCCAAACATGGGCAAAGCGACAACCCTTACCTCGACTTTATTACCGAAGATATTGTTAAAAGCTTCTGTGTATTAGGCGAAGCGGAGGATCATATCTCGAAAATTCAAGCCCTCAAAAATGCGGGGACCACTCAGTTTAATATATACCTAGATAACGGCGACGAAGAAAACATCATTACTCGCTACGGTAACGAAGTTATTCCTGCGTTTCGCTAA